One window from the genome of Halictus rubicundus isolate RS-2024b chromosome 7, iyHalRubi1_principal, whole genome shotgun sequence encodes:
- the LOC143355912 gene encoding protein kibra-like isoform X4, with amino-acid sequence MDLERSEICQGDEMGRYRFRTGGTSHKTLMEKCISSITIQGRQRGSIQEIETTQLEDPRQEWRAIQEAMLREYLQTAQDVLEAKKEIYDVKQQRLCLAQDEYNHLNNALTTLGASRASLCSSSSSLSTKYDPDLLKSDVALARNRVSRLKRELEQIRAEMNCTQRGVDTLASVEQKLSGHHGGCYNITEAQAIMTELRNIQKSLSSGEKEKAELMQSLAQLKDELTRLQLCEGSPEASTLSLPQEKLSTASQTDLSGELVPIGTRLAEMARMRLQYDEARKRIQHIQQQLADLEEKVTPGQTESDKDKLLLFQEKEQLLRELRSITPRTRTQQDMKKIQSEIRRLEQDLNNALELSNKTITDRVRLHEEKQLLLQQLRDALRSMAMLEGQLKTLSASTLSVSSSSSLGSLSTTSSKGSLSSGLSFTDIYGSPQCLGPVSLQQERPVDMVDLHRRVERLLKGSEQNNLVSTPSPGRSQPSLSPRSSLSSVSPPVSPLYENAPVGPPPAYEHVEMQRQQRQNQRAGPASSSVNLDGTQLEDRLAELKLSQHQTPSQELLCTGSQDRLKLVGGPHPPVELQSGNMSQGSGLGRPAAAAAAASATAAAQQQHQHQQQQSSQEPPPLSPISETPPPTGIRSRASSSGTNTRSVSAAVSDESVAGDSGVFEASNRRRLSEVIGDVDSLALGEMSLETAQVQIKLRYSVSDGLLHVGIERARNLAALFIPNNAQVYIKAALLPMQLPVNHICCTKPVMDLHKPTFGETFPIAVPLNKLYTKTLQVNVWCTGSESEECLGSAQVSLADFCPESPSVKWYNLLSFRFMQPPESPSTSTSNSNSNSNNNNDSNSNSNSNNICAKHDKQESDISVYRTGQNTKEESSDESTIISSQTSTLTRNQGCDELQTAISLKLEELANCLRSPEEDDQNVGSESGSDDSDEEGIIVEFMMEDNILEDVLEHEEDEELTEETKQTEDKETNTECIFIPEQGKQRKLSAAGVTPNSIYDDKNSIVIKRSQTFSPSAAVSKNHYICRLNRSDSDSSMPLYRRGGPFQRNSVERRSLRWRRPSSALSCKTVSKKCTNLPPTARTSLDLELDLQAQHARLSNLQDEITRLRELKQRLEQAREKGDTDFATWLLEDHKFQSLMAQAESGKNGKSAEDKRVEKMLKRTSKEIYKLRKTKAGKGKPDIISFKEKMAFFTRVSLNVPVLPPEDSTCENPLSPSLSIGQHKRHASEPVTSESMVTKVDAQCISNLVARPYTVPSRNVSAVRADNAATNNASIVLNLAEDNSADSTNKTINAKGRPVAGKLQFTKNGQDERPKSPEQNDSEEPRRYEYVVDRVLGVEV; translated from the exons TGTGTTCCAGTTCAAGTTCATTGAGCACTAAGTATGATCCTGATCTTTTGAAGTCTGACGTCGCACTCGCAAGGAATCGAGTATCTCGACTGAAACGGGAACTTGAACAGATACGAGCAGAAATGAATTGTACGCAGCGAGGAGTAGACACACTCGCAAG CGTTGAACAGAAATTAAGCGGCCACCATGGTGGTTGTTACAACATTACGGAAGCACAGGCGATCATGACAGAGCTTCGTAACATACAAAAGTCTCTGAGCTCTGGTGAAAAAGAAAAGGCTGAATTGATGCAATCACTGGCGCAACTCAAAGACGAATTGACAAGATTACAACTTTGCGAAGGCAGTCCGGAAGCTAGCACGCTTAGTTTGCCCCAAGAGAAACTTAGTACAGCATCACAAACCGATCTGTCGGGCGAGTTGGTCCCGATCGGTACTCGTTTGGCTGAGATGGCGCGAATGAGGCTTCAATACGACGAGGCGAGAAAGAGGATACAGCATATCCAACAGCAGTTGGCCGATCTTGAGGAAAAAGTAACGCCTGGTCAAACCGAGAGCGACAAAGACAAACTGTTGCTCTTCCAGGAAAAGGAACAATTGCTCAGGGAGTTGAGAAGTATCACGCCGCGTACGAGAACGCAGCAGGACATGAAGAAGATACAGAGCGAGATTCGACGTTTGGAACAAGATTTGAATAACGCGCTGGAACTGTCGAACAAAACTATTACCGATCGAGTACGACTTCACGAAGAGAAACAATTGCTGTTGCAGCAACTGAGGGACGCTCTGCGTTCGATGGCGATGCTCGAAGGTCAACTAAAAACGCTGAGCGCGAGTACGCTTTCGGTGAGCAGCAGCTCCAGCCTCGGAAGTCTCAGCACGACGAGCAGCAAAGGCTCTCTAAGCTCTGGTCTGAGCTTCACCGATATTTACGGTAGTCCGCAATGTTTGGGCCCTGTCAGTTTGCAGCAAGAACGGCCGGTCGATATGGTCGATTTGCATCGACGGGTCGAGAGGTTGCTCAAGGGCTCGGAACAGAATAACCTCGTTAGTACCCCCTCGCCTGGCAGATCTCAGCCAAGTCTGTCCCCTAGATCCAGCCTTTCGAGCGTCAGCCCGCCGGTTTCGCCGCTCTACGAAAATGCTCCTGTGGGGCCACCCCCTGCGTATGAGCACGTAGAAATGCAAAGGCAGCAAAGACAGAATCAAAGAGCCGGCCCCGCCTCTTCGAGCGTGAATCTTGACGGGACTCAACTGGAGGATCGATTGGCGGAACTTAAGCTTAGCCAACATCAAACGCCGTCGCAGGAATTGTTGTGCACCGGTTCTCAAGATCGTCTGAAATTAGTCGGCGGACCTCATCCACCTGTTGAGTTACAGTCAGGAAACATGTCCCAAGGTAGCGGTCTCGGTAGGCCTgccgccgctgctgctgctgcttccgCTACCGCTGCCGCGCAACAGCAACATCAACACCAACAACAACAGTCCTCACAAGAACCACCGCCTCTTTCGCCGATCAGCGAGACACCACCACCTACGGGAATCCGATCAAGAGCAAGCAGTTCCGGTACCAATACCAGATCCGTTTCCGCCGCTGTCTCGGATGAAAGCGTCGCCGGCGACTCTGGTGTCTTTGAAGCTTCCAATCGAAGGAGACTCTCCGAGGTGATCGGAGACGTCGATTCTTTGGCACTCGGCGAAATGAGTCTGGAGACGGCGCAGGTGCAAATCAAACTCAG GTATTCCGTAAGCGATGGCCTACTTCATGTTGGTATTGAACGTGCGAGAAACTTAGCTGCGCTCTTTATTCCAAACAACGCGCAAGT GTATATAAAAGCTGCCCTGCTTCCGATGCAACTACCTGTTAACCACATATGTTGTACGAAACCGGTAATGGATTTACATAAGCCAACCTTTGGTGAAACGTTCCCGATTGCAGTACCACTTAATAAATTGTACACGAAAACGCTTCAAGTTAATGTTTGGTGTACAGGCAGCGAGTCTGAGGAGTGCTTG GGTTCTGCCCAAGTTTCCCTTGCAGACTTTTGTCCAGAATCACCCAGCGTAAAATGGTACAACCTGCTGTCTTTTCGTTTCATGCAGCCACCTGAGAGTCCTAGTACGAGTACTAGCAATAGCAATAGCAATAGCAATAACAATAACGATAGCAATAGCAATAGCAATAGCAATAATATTTGTGCTAAACATGATAAACAAGAATCTGACATATCAGTTTATCGCACTGGACAAAATACGAAAGAGGAAAGTAGCGACGAGAGTACAATAATCAGCTCTCAGACCTCTACCTTGACAAGAAATCAAGGATGCGACGAACTGCAAACAGCTATTTCCTTGAAACTGGAAGAACTGGCTAACTGCTTGCGAAGTCCTGAAGAAGACGATCAAAATGTTGGTAGCGAGAGCGGCAGCGATGACAGTGACGAAGAGGGAATTATCGTAGAATTCATGATGGAAGATAATATTCTAGAGGATGTATTGGAGCATGAG GAGGATGAGGAATTGACCGAGGAAACGAAGCAAACAGAGGACAAAGAAACGAACACTGAATGCATTTTTATACCGGAACAAGGGAAACAAAGGAAACTTTCGGCAGCTGGTGTTACTCCTAACAGTATCTACGATGATAAAAATTCTATCGTCATTAAAAGAAGTCAAACTTTCTCCCCGAGTGCCGCAGTGAGCAAGAATCACTATATTTGTCGA CTGAATCGAAGTGACAGCGATAGCAGCATGCCGCTTTATAGAAGGGGTGGACCTTTCCAACGAAATTCAGTCGAAAGAAGATCTTTACGGTGGCGACGTCCTTCGTCTGCGCTCAGTTGCAAAACCGTCTCTAAAAAGTGTACCAACTTACCGCCCACTGCTAGAACATCGTTGGACCTCGAATTAGATCTCCAAGCACAGCACGCTAGACTGAGCAACCTTCAAGATGAAATCACACGGTTACGAGAACTAAAACAGAGGTTGGAACAGGCGCGAGAAAAAGGAGACACTGATTTTGCGACTTGGTTGTTAGAGGATCATAAGTTCCAAAGCCTCATGGCGCAAGCGGAAAGCGGAAAAAATGGAAAGAGTGCCGAGGATAAAAGAGTggagaaaatgttgaaaagaACCTCAAAAGAGATCTACAAGTTAAGAAAAACAAAGGCTGGCAAAGGAAAACCAGATATTATTTCTTTCAA GGAGAAAATGGCATTCTTTACGCGTGTTAGTCTCAATGTTCCTGTGCTCCCTCCAGAAGATTCCACGTGCGAAAATCCGTTGTCACCGTCTTTGTCGATTGGCCAACACAAGCGACATGCTTCGGAACCAGTTACCAGTGAATCTATGGTTACTAAGGTTGATGCTCAATGTATTTCGAATTTGGTTGCACGGCCATACACTGTCCCTAGCCGGAATGTATCTGCCGTGAGAGCCGATAACGCCGCGACAAATAATGCGAGTATAGTGTTGAACTTGGCTGAAGATAATTCAGCAGACAGTACAAATAAAACCATAAATGCGAAGGGTCGACCGGTTGCCGGAAAGCTACAGTTCACGAAAAATGGTCAGGACGAGCGCCCAAAGTCGCCTGAACAAAACGACAGTGAAGAACCAAGGAGGTACGAGTACGTCGTCGACAGGGTTCTCGGTGTGGAAGTATAA
- the LOC143355912 gene encoding protein kibra-like isoform X6, with protein sequence MLREYLQTAQDVLEAKKEIYDVKQQRLCLAQDEYNHLNNALTTLGASRASLCSSSSSLSTKYDPDLLKSDVALARNRVSRLKRELEQIRAEMNCTQRGVDTLASVEQKLSGHHGGCYNITEAQAIMTELRNIQKSLSSGEKEKAELMQSLAQLKDELTRLQLCEGSPEASTLSLPQEKLSTASQTDLSGELVPIGTRLAEMARMRLQYDEARKRIQHIQQQLADLEEKVTPGQTESDKDKLLLFQEKEQLLRELRSITPRTRTQQDMKKIQSEIRRLEQDLNNALELSNKTITDRVRLHEEKQLLLQQLRDALRSMAMLEGQLKTLSASTLSVSSSSSLGSLSTTSSKGSLSSGLSFTDIYGSPQCLGPVSLQQERPVDMVDLHRRVERLLKGSEQNNLVSTPSPGRSQPSLSPRSSLSSVSPPVSPLYENAPVGPPPAYEHVEMQRQQRQNQRAGPASSSVNLDGTQLEDRLAELKLSQHQTPSQELLCTGSQDRLKLVGGPHPPVELQSGNMSQGSGLGRPAAAAAAASATAAAQQQHQHQQQQSSQEPPPLSPISETPPPTGIRSRASSSGTNTRSVSAAVSDESVAGDSGVFEASNRRRLSEVIGDVDSLALGEMSLETAQVQIKLRYSVSDGLLHVGIERARNLAALFIPNNAQVYIKAALLPMQLPVNHICCTKPVMDLHKPTFGETFPIAVPLNKLYTKTLQVNVWCTGSESEECLGSAQVSLADFCPESPSVKWYNLLSFRFMQPPESPSTSTSNSNSNSNNNNDSNSNSNSNNICAKHDKQESDISVYRTGQNTKEESSDESTIISSQTSTLTRNQGCDELQTAISLKLEELANCLRSPEEDDQNVGSESGSDDSDEEGIIVEFMMEDNILEDVLEHEEDEELTEETKQTEDKETNTECIFIPEQGKQRKLSAAGVTPNSIYDDKNSIVIKRSQTFSPSAAVSKNHYICRLNRSDSDSSMPLYRRGGPFQRNSVERRSLRWRRPSSALSCKTVSKKCTNLPPTARTSLDLELDLQAQHARLSNLQDEITRLRELKQRLEQAREKGDTDFATWLLEDHKFQSLMAQAESGKNGKSAEDKRVEKMLKRTSKEIYKLRKTKAGKGKPDIISFKEKMAFFTRVSLNVPVLPPEDSTCENPLSPSLSIGQHKRHASEPVTSESMVTKVDAQCISNLVARPYTVPSRNVSAVRADNAATNNASIVLNLAEDNSADSTNKTINAKGRPVAGKLQFTKNGQDERPKSPEQNDSEEPRRYEYVVDRVLGVEV encoded by the exons TGTGTTCCAGTTCAAGTTCATTGAGCACTAAGTATGATCCTGATCTTTTGAAGTCTGACGTCGCACTCGCAAGGAATCGAGTATCTCGACTGAAACGGGAACTTGAACAGATACGAGCAGAAATGAATTGTACGCAGCGAGGAGTAGACACACTCGCAAG CGTTGAACAGAAATTAAGCGGCCACCATGGTGGTTGTTACAACATTACGGAAGCACAGGCGATCATGACAGAGCTTCGTAACATACAAAAGTCTCTGAGCTCTGGTGAAAAAGAAAAGGCTGAATTGATGCAATCACTGGCGCAACTCAAAGACGAATTGACAAGATTACAACTTTGCGAAGGCAGTCCGGAAGCTAGCACGCTTAGTTTGCCCCAAGAGAAACTTAGTACAGCATCACAAACCGATCTGTCGGGCGAGTTGGTCCCGATCGGTACTCGTTTGGCTGAGATGGCGCGAATGAGGCTTCAATACGACGAGGCGAGAAAGAGGATACAGCATATCCAACAGCAGTTGGCCGATCTTGAGGAAAAAGTAACGCCTGGTCAAACCGAGAGCGACAAAGACAAACTGTTGCTCTTCCAGGAAAAGGAACAATTGCTCAGGGAGTTGAGAAGTATCACGCCGCGTACGAGAACGCAGCAGGACATGAAGAAGATACAGAGCGAGATTCGACGTTTGGAACAAGATTTGAATAACGCGCTGGAACTGTCGAACAAAACTATTACCGATCGAGTACGACTTCACGAAGAGAAACAATTGCTGTTGCAGCAACTGAGGGACGCTCTGCGTTCGATGGCGATGCTCGAAGGTCAACTAAAAACGCTGAGCGCGAGTACGCTTTCGGTGAGCAGCAGCTCCAGCCTCGGAAGTCTCAGCACGACGAGCAGCAAAGGCTCTCTAAGCTCTGGTCTGAGCTTCACCGATATTTACGGTAGTCCGCAATGTTTGGGCCCTGTCAGTTTGCAGCAAGAACGGCCGGTCGATATGGTCGATTTGCATCGACGGGTCGAGAGGTTGCTCAAGGGCTCGGAACAGAATAACCTCGTTAGTACCCCCTCGCCTGGCAGATCTCAGCCAAGTCTGTCCCCTAGATCCAGCCTTTCGAGCGTCAGCCCGCCGGTTTCGCCGCTCTACGAAAATGCTCCTGTGGGGCCACCCCCTGCGTATGAGCACGTAGAAATGCAAAGGCAGCAAAGACAGAATCAAAGAGCCGGCCCCGCCTCTTCGAGCGTGAATCTTGACGGGACTCAACTGGAGGATCGATTGGCGGAACTTAAGCTTAGCCAACATCAAACGCCGTCGCAGGAATTGTTGTGCACCGGTTCTCAAGATCGTCTGAAATTAGTCGGCGGACCTCATCCACCTGTTGAGTTACAGTCAGGAAACATGTCCCAAGGTAGCGGTCTCGGTAGGCCTgccgccgctgctgctgctgcttccgCTACCGCTGCCGCGCAACAGCAACATCAACACCAACAACAACAGTCCTCACAAGAACCACCGCCTCTTTCGCCGATCAGCGAGACACCACCACCTACGGGAATCCGATCAAGAGCAAGCAGTTCCGGTACCAATACCAGATCCGTTTCCGCCGCTGTCTCGGATGAAAGCGTCGCCGGCGACTCTGGTGTCTTTGAAGCTTCCAATCGAAGGAGACTCTCCGAGGTGATCGGAGACGTCGATTCTTTGGCACTCGGCGAAATGAGTCTGGAGACGGCGCAGGTGCAAATCAAACTCAG GTATTCCGTAAGCGATGGCCTACTTCATGTTGGTATTGAACGTGCGAGAAACTTAGCTGCGCTCTTTATTCCAAACAACGCGCAAGT GTATATAAAAGCTGCCCTGCTTCCGATGCAACTACCTGTTAACCACATATGTTGTACGAAACCGGTAATGGATTTACATAAGCCAACCTTTGGTGAAACGTTCCCGATTGCAGTACCACTTAATAAATTGTACACGAAAACGCTTCAAGTTAATGTTTGGTGTACAGGCAGCGAGTCTGAGGAGTGCTTG GGTTCTGCCCAAGTTTCCCTTGCAGACTTTTGTCCAGAATCACCCAGCGTAAAATGGTACAACCTGCTGTCTTTTCGTTTCATGCAGCCACCTGAGAGTCCTAGTACGAGTACTAGCAATAGCAATAGCAATAGCAATAACAATAACGATAGCAATAGCAATAGCAATAGCAATAATATTTGTGCTAAACATGATAAACAAGAATCTGACATATCAGTTTATCGCACTGGACAAAATACGAAAGAGGAAAGTAGCGACGAGAGTACAATAATCAGCTCTCAGACCTCTACCTTGACAAGAAATCAAGGATGCGACGAACTGCAAACAGCTATTTCCTTGAAACTGGAAGAACTGGCTAACTGCTTGCGAAGTCCTGAAGAAGACGATCAAAATGTTGGTAGCGAGAGCGGCAGCGATGACAGTGACGAAGAGGGAATTATCGTAGAATTCATGATGGAAGATAATATTCTAGAGGATGTATTGGAGCATGAG GAGGATGAGGAATTGACCGAGGAAACGAAGCAAACAGAGGACAAAGAAACGAACACTGAATGCATTTTTATACCGGAACAAGGGAAACAAAGGAAACTTTCGGCAGCTGGTGTTACTCCTAACAGTATCTACGATGATAAAAATTCTATCGTCATTAAAAGAAGTCAAACTTTCTCCCCGAGTGCCGCAGTGAGCAAGAATCACTATATTTGTCGA CTGAATCGAAGTGACAGCGATAGCAGCATGCCGCTTTATAGAAGGGGTGGACCTTTCCAACGAAATTCAGTCGAAAGAAGATCTTTACGGTGGCGACGTCCTTCGTCTGCGCTCAGTTGCAAAACCGTCTCTAAAAAGTGTACCAACTTACCGCCCACTGCTAGAACATCGTTGGACCTCGAATTAGATCTCCAAGCACAGCACGCTAGACTGAGCAACCTTCAAGATGAAATCACACGGTTACGAGAACTAAAACAGAGGTTGGAACAGGCGCGAGAAAAAGGAGACACTGATTTTGCGACTTGGTTGTTAGAGGATCATAAGTTCCAAAGCCTCATGGCGCAAGCGGAAAGCGGAAAAAATGGAAAGAGTGCCGAGGATAAAAGAGTggagaaaatgttgaaaagaACCTCAAAAGAGATCTACAAGTTAAGAAAAACAAAGGCTGGCAAAGGAAAACCAGATATTATTTCTTTCAA GGAGAAAATGGCATTCTTTACGCGTGTTAGTCTCAATGTTCCTGTGCTCCCTCCAGAAGATTCCACGTGCGAAAATCCGTTGTCACCGTCTTTGTCGATTGGCCAACACAAGCGACATGCTTCGGAACCAGTTACCAGTGAATCTATGGTTACTAAGGTTGATGCTCAATGTATTTCGAATTTGGTTGCACGGCCATACACTGTCCCTAGCCGGAATGTATCTGCCGTGAGAGCCGATAACGCCGCGACAAATAATGCGAGTATAGTGTTGAACTTGGCTGAAGATAATTCAGCAGACAGTACAAATAAAACCATAAATGCGAAGGGTCGACCGGTTGCCGGAAAGCTACAGTTCACGAAAAATGGTCAGGACGAGCGCCCAAAGTCGCCTGAACAAAACGACAGTGAAGAACCAAGGAGGTACGAGTACGTCGTCGACAGGGTTCTCGGTGTGGAAGTATAA